The genomic segment attaaacattatttttagcATTTAAATTTACACCAAATCTTATACGACTTGACTTATCACAATGTggtataagaaaaatatctGATTTAGCTTTTActtatgtaaataaattacaaatCATTTTACTTAATGGGAATGCATTAAcatatatatcaaataaaacatttacctcattaaagaaaattgaaaatatagatttgaaaaataatcaGTTAACAGTTATTGAGGATGGGTcttttataaagttaaagCATTTAAGAACACTTGatttaagtaataataaactaACATTTGTTAGTCCAAATATGTTTCAAGATTCTGGTATTGAGTTAAGTAGTCAAAAacaaacaaatatatatttgtatggTAAGTtgcattattaatttatcaatcattaaattattctCACTTAAGATAATTTATGGACATGCGATAGTAGTTTTGAAATATTCCGTCAATGGCTTCGTAATCAtccatttataaaaactGAAACTGAAACATCAAAACCAGCTAGATGTTTTAATCCACCTGTAGTTAAAGGACTTGAATTAAGAAAGATATCACAATCAATGTTACCACCTCTTGTGTCTGAACAAACACAAAGAACTATTAATGAGTTTAAAAATCTTGTACAACAACCAgtaaaagttaataataatgattcaaaatctacaattattttaacaacaaCAATTACAACAGATAAGAATGTTGAAAGTTTAAAGATTGGTAATAAAATTCCATTACAAGAGAAAAAAatacaacaaaatattaatttagtaACACAACTTCATGCCTATCCAAATATAAAATCATCTAATGTTATAAATGtagatgataataataaaaataattcaacaaatttatatccagaaaatatatctataGCAAGTCAACCAGTTAATATGGTTATTGTTATTGGTGCTATAGTTGCTAGTTTCATTGCTATTATTGGTTTAATagttgttattttatatatttttagaacaaaaaaaattcataaacGTCAAGGTGCAGGAACTGTCTCAGCTGATGAATTTGCCCATAAAAAACATACACCAATAATAAATGGacaatttaataaagataCATCAATGTATGGTAATAATTTTAGCCTTTATTCTGGTTTTTCAGCTCACAATTTAAAAGCAAATGGTTTAAATACAACCACTAATCATAATACTTCagattataataatgataatttaaatagaCAAAATTTTGATCCAGAAGGTGGATACTACTTAGATCGACCGTGGTATTGGtggttttaatttattaagtacaaaaaaagaatattttcattaatttttatttttggaaaattcattcataattattaaactatttaaaaaaaaacactaatcttattaatattatattttatagaataattttttattggaaaaaaaaacaatacatttcatttttatgaaaattgtGAAGCGCAAAATCTGGTGATTTTAACCATTTTACTTCATATGAAAcgatattaatttaaaaatttttatatctaattACATGTacagttaaaaataaaatatcatttattatttatttttattattagtgATTGAGAATATTTAACAGCATCATTaattgaaagaaaaaaattattttttgatattattttaaaaatttcaaatttttcaaatgtatttaatattttatcattacatGATGTGAAGTATACTGTAATACCAATTTTGGTTGCACtgtagtaaaaattttttattgcttCCACACCGTCATAATCAATAAACAATATTCCTGTACaatcaaatataataaattgaatTAGTATGTTGTCattcatattattttcaatattatactgacaatttaaacatattttatcgATCATTTTTCTagtaatattgttaaatttttctgtattgatatatattaatggtgaattaaatgaaaatatttgaatatttgAAAGTGAATCACAATAAATTTcatattgttttatattcttataaatatttaattctttaatttttccaAGAAATAAAACTTTTGGATGTtgtatttgtaatattatcataaataatgaaaatatgacagataaaaataaacctAAGGAGGTATCAAAAGAAActacaaatataaatgttataatcCATACTATACAATCAATTGGGGAacgtttaaataaaaaagatatatctttaaattgaaaaaaaaattctatagTTGATACAATAAGAATTGAtgataataaacattttggtattgtttttaataaaaatgtacaCCATAGAATTGTAGAAAGAACAATTAAAGATGAGATGATTGAATGTAATTGTgatttaactttaaattgTGAAATTACATTACTTCTTAATAAACAACCTCCAGCAGGAtgacaattaaaaaaagatgttgTCATATAGATAAATATCATTCCACGCAATTCttgatttatatttattttataatcattattattagaataaaaattattaggtgaataaagtaataaataattaacaagAGCAATTACAGTAGaatcaaatataatattttgaataattgAATAATTTGGAAGAATTGGTgaagataaataattatttaattcacCAATAATTTCAACATTATATACAtcttttatgttaaaaaatgaagatatcaatgcacaaataattataaatattaattcaaAAGGAAATTGTCTTccatatctttttaaaaaaataggtgacaaataaaatttgataaaaagtaaaaatgaaaatgaaaaaattgataaatagaAACATACTAAATTTGTATTTCCAATATCTTTCCTTACacttaaaagtaaattaaaataacttaattttttaatattaattttaagacCAAGAAATGTGGGTAATTgtgataaaaatacttttaaagcTACTCCTGTTGTAAATCCCTTAATAATTGAATGtgaaaaaaaaggtaaaaataaatgaagatttaggatataaaaaattaacattataataCCACATGTAAATGTTATA from the Strongyloides ratti genome assembly S_ratti_ED321, chromosome : X genome contains:
- a CDS encoding Leucine-rich repeat and Leucine-rich repeat, typical subtype-containing protein is translated as MKGILSNFLIILVILLLINHTIASCPKNIKEPCICQNNDHEPLQIYCEGATSFTDIMEMLKPVRKTIESLSIVDTSIPKLEENVFDGFIFKKLSLIHNDLTEIDENAFSGDLLESLEELEIRRNSLDEIPIAGISKLKYLTLLSLAENEIATIHDNVFLHYQSRTTIQTIDLSMNQISVIYDNAFLGLENIVTLLLDRNSITEIPITAFLNIPTIEQIGLSVNKIKELIEGLSLPVLKSFSIEANQIKSISQNAFTGTPNLIYLYIGSNQLTNIDEVIFKPIFNLKTLALSNNPLIKEIGPLTFKFTPNLIRLDLSQCGIRKISDLAFTYVNKLQIILLNGNALTYISNKTFTSLKKIENIDLKNNQLTVIEDGSFIKLKHLRTLDLSNNKLTFVSPNMFQDSGIELSSQKQTNIYLYDNLWTCDSSFEIFRQWLRNHPFIKTETETSKPARCFNPPVVKGLELRKISQSMLPPLVSEQTQRTINEFKNLVQQPVKVNNNDSKSTIILTTTITTDKNVESLKIGNKIPLQEKKIQQNINLVTQLHAYPNIKSSNVINVDDNNKNNSTNLYPENISIASQPVNMVIVIGAIVASFIAIIGLIVVILYIFRTKKIHKRQGAGTVSADEFAHKKHTPIINGQFNKDTSMYGNNFSLYSGFSAHNLKANGLNTTTNHNTSDYNNDNLNRQNFDPEGGYYLDRPWYWWF